Genomic segment of Candidatus Chlorohelix allophototropha:
TGGCAGGGCTGATGAGCTTTATCGTGTGGCTATACCGCCATTTTGAGGGTGGAATCTGGAACTGGCTTACAGGTTTGCTGACGACCTTTGCCGCGCTTGTGGGTTGGTCTGTAATTGTAGAACTTGCTCATTTCTTCACTTGGGATAGCTTCTGGGGCGGTCCTAGCATGGCAATGTTCACGATGGTCATAATCTCGACATGGCATATTTTGGGCTTCAATACGGTGCTACTACTGGCAGGTCTTACCAATATTTCGCGGGAACTTTACGATGCGGCAAAAATTGACGGGGCGCGTGGCTGGCAAATGTTTACCAAAATGACCATACCATTGCTTTCGCCTACACTTTTCTTTATGGTGGTGGTAGGTACTATCGGCGCGTTCCAGTCTTTTACCCTGTTCTTCGCAATTTACAACGGTTCTAGCACTAACCGCAGCACTACGGTGCTTTCCATCTTCTATTATGATGTAACCTTTGGGCGCGGTTCCGGTTCGGACACCTCCGGTTTCGGTTATTCCTCTACTATTGTAATGATGATGCTGGTAATAATAATGGGTATCAGCTTTGTACAGCAGCGGATACTGGGCAAGCGAGTGAACTATGATTAAAACTGCCGGAACTCCGCAAAAGGTTAAAGCCGGGTCTTTGTTATCTAGCCGTGCATCTAACAGGCTTGGGCAGCTATTTCTACATATACTCATTATCATGCTTCTGTTGTTGATGTTAATGCCCTTTTTCTGGATGGTTGCAACTTCGTTAAAACCGGCAGCCGATGCTACCCCACAAAGCCTGAACGGTGAAGATAAAAGCATCTCCCGTTTTCTAGGATTTTTCTTGCCCAATGGACTTCATTTCGAAAATTACGGCGATGCTTGGAATGGGAATTATGGCTCGAGCGCAAAAGTTCCAAAAGACTTTTTCGATGCTCCTTTCACCCGTTATTTTACCAACTCAATTATCGTTGGGGTAGCGCAAACTATTGGCGTATTGATTACGTCCACACTGGCAGCATATGCTTTTGCCCGTTTGAAATTCTGGGGTTCCGGTATTCTCTTTGGTTTTATTCTGGCGACAATGGCAATTCCCCATGAAGCTAGCTATATTCCCAATCTGGTAATTGTGACCCAATTGGGGA
This window contains:
- a CDS encoding carbohydrate ABC transporter permease, with the protein product MIKTAGTPQKVKAGSLLSSRASNRLGQLFLHILIIMLLLLMLMPFFWMVATSLKPAADATPQSLNGEDKSISRFLGFFLPNGLHFENYGDAWNGNYGSSAKVPKDFFDAPFTRYFTNSIIVGVAQTIGVLITSTLAAYAFARLKFWGSGILFGFILATMAIPHEASYIPNLVIVTQLGNVAGALGTNTYTALFLPWISSAFYIFLLRQFFMSLPQELYEAGQLDGLTDIGYLWRIAVPLSMPAILTVALFAFQGSWNAFLWPLIAAPTIPVIQTGLRTFLGNSEVGTEWDLLMAAATIGIVPMMFLYFLVQRRFIEGVSRTGIK